Proteins encoded together in one Psychrobacter sp. 28M-43 window:
- a CDS encoding HlyD family secretion protein gives MTELPRESDDSNKSADATESVTSQDIQNSVDPVEDVSDIEPEQPTPTYNRDASKTDKSAHIKKALLALFILIVLGTIAYGLYKSNAHSEPEVITLQGQMQMQQTSIAAKVPGRIAQIMVTEGDTVTAGQQLVEMDSPEINAKINQARAGKQIAQSQLDKAENGARPQEIAQAKAAWQANKAASDLAENTYQRVNRLYEEGLMARQKRDEAYAQYLATQDQTEAARLQYDLALEGARTEDKSAATAQVAQVDAKLDEALVAKEEANLRSPIAGIVDNVIVSAGEVIGQGVPLLTLVDTNDQWVVLNVTESYLNQFAIGQTFAGTIPALSSADKPYTKQFTVYATSTLSDFATWRPTNNDDGFDVRTFEVKARPSKPDARIRSGMSVVVRINHTPVNQNQE, from the coding sequence ATGACAGAATTACCACGCGAATCAGACGACTCAAATAAATCAGCTGATGCAACCGAGTCAGTGACCTCTCAAGATATACAAAATTCAGTCGATCCTGTAGAAGACGTGTCTGATATTGAACCAGAGCAACCGACACCTACTTATAATCGTGACGCCTCTAAAACTGACAAATCTGCGCATATAAAAAAAGCATTACTTGCACTATTCATACTGATTGTCCTTGGTACGATTGCGTACGGCTTATACAAAAGTAATGCGCATAGCGAGCCAGAAGTTATTACGCTGCAAGGACAAATGCAAATGCAGCAAACGTCGATCGCTGCAAAAGTACCAGGGCGTATTGCCCAAATTATGGTAACAGAGGGTGATACGGTAACGGCAGGTCAGCAACTGGTTGAGATGGATTCGCCTGAGATTAATGCCAAGATTAATCAAGCACGTGCTGGTAAGCAAATCGCACAAAGCCAATTAGACAAAGCAGAAAATGGTGCGCGCCCGCAAGAAATCGCCCAAGCAAAAGCTGCTTGGCAAGCCAATAAAGCCGCGTCTGACTTAGCAGAAAACACCTATCAACGTGTCAATCGCCTTTACGAAGAAGGATTGATGGCGCGACAAAAGCGCGATGAGGCGTATGCGCAATATCTTGCTACTCAAGACCAAACCGAAGCAGCTCGCTTGCAGTATGATCTGGCGTTAGAAGGCGCACGTACTGAAGATAAGTCAGCGGCCACTGCACAAGTTGCACAGGTCGATGCAAAACTAGATGAAGCGCTAGTAGCAAAAGAGGAAGCGAACCTAAGAAGTCCTATCGCTGGTATCGTCGATAATGTCATCGTGAGTGCTGGAGAAGTCATCGGTCAAGGGGTTCCGCTCCTGACGTTGGTGGATACCAATGACCAATGGGTAGTACTTAACGTCACTGAGTCTTATTTAAATCAATTTGCTATTGGTCAGACATTTGCCGGTACTATCCCAGCGCTGTCATCAGCGGATAAGCCTTATACAAAACAGTTTACCGTCTATGCGACATCGACCTTATCAGACTTTGCCACTTGGCGTCCGACCAATAACGATGATGGTTTTGATGTGCGTACTTTTGAGGTAAAGGCACGACCCTCTAAGCCTGATGCTCGTATCCGCTCGGGTATGAGCGTGGTCGTACGTATCAATCATACTCCTGTCAATCAGAACCAAGAGTAA